The Phycisphaerae bacterium genome includes a window with the following:
- the rbfA gene encoding 30S ribosome-binding factor RbfA: protein MSYRKERVSHFVRDVVSDAITNRISDPRVSRFTSVTRVEVTPDMKIADVYVSVMGEEQVGLTTMKGLASARGMIQTRLAKQINMRQCPTIRFHLDPGIKKALDTFRQMSNFTNDSVERPVDRDEPPAEANSAREPD, encoded by the coding sequence ATGTCCTATCGCAAGGAGCGGGTGTCACACTTCGTACGCGATGTCGTGAGCGACGCGATTACGAACCGCATTTCCGATCCGCGCGTCAGTCGCTTCACGAGCGTGACGCGCGTCGAAGTCACGCCCGACATGAAAATCGCTGATGTGTACGTCAGCGTCATGGGTGAGGAGCAGGTCGGACTCACGACGATGAAAGGGCTGGCAAGCGCCCGCGGGATGATTCAAACGCGACTGGCAAAGCAGATTAACATGCGCCAGTGTCCCACCATCCGCTTTCATCTCGATCCAGGCATCAAGAAAGCCCTTGATACTTTTCGACAAATGTCAAACTTCACCAATGATTCGGTTGAACGCCCCGTCGATCGCGATGAGCCCCCGGCCGAAGCGAATAGCGCCCGGGAGCCTGATTGA